Proteins from a genomic interval of Scomber japonicus isolate fScoJap1 chromosome 10, fScoJap1.pri, whole genome shotgun sequence:
- the rps19 gene encoding 40S ribosomal protein S19 yields the protein MPGVTVKDVNQQEFVNALAAFLKKSGKLKVPDWVDLVKLGKHKELAPSDENWFYIRAASTVRHLYLRGGAGVGSMTKIYGSRQRNGVCPAHYSVGSKNVARKVLQALELLKMIEKDPNGGRRLTGQGTRDLDRIAGQVAAANKKTV from the exons ATGCCTGGTGTCACAGTGAAAGACGTCAACCAGCAGGAGTTTGTCAATGCCCTGGCAGCTTTCCTGAAGAA ATCAGGAAAGCTGAAGGTGCCTGACTGGGTGGACCTTGTCAAGCTGGGCAAGCACAAGGAGTTGGCTCCTAGTGATGAAAACTGGTTCTACATCAGAGCTG CATCCACAGTCCGCCACCTGTACCTGCGTGGTGGTGCCGGTGTTGGTTCCATGACCAAGATCTATGGAAGTCGCCAGAGGAACGGTGTGTGTCCCGCCCACTACAGTGTTGGATCCAAGAACGTGGCCCGCAAAGTTCTGCAGGCCCTCGAGCTGCTCAAGATGATTGAGAAGGACCCCAATGG TGGTCGTAGACTAACCGGCCAGGGAACCAGAGACTTGGACAGAATTGCTGGCCAG GTTGCAGCTGCAAACAAGAAAACTGTTTAA
- the LOC128367010 gene encoding adenosine receptor A1-like encodes MECLWLYSLCQCILSVAVIVVSVRLCMAVSGSGTEADVQEGTQGSWPQPGSVSCCLQLCLGWVGAIGGAVGVPVAVFLTLRTPQCLYTCITLVCSPLLVRQFTMFLLMLLTLDAHLQHHLAKRYSTVVTRQRALCVVLLCWVASVLSSFAQFIGSDVLDTWRDDATGQHTAGLGMYGNRTTALPTSPPPKYHHDRKVIGRFLPYGGFLSKFYVEDMHNFTYAEIHSSHWVVCAPDIILSPHFLFYVYGMTVFLLPLLCLLAIYLDLLRMKPRKTPFSHADPPKHDSSRVRSLALSLSLLVLLCLPIQIIHALLLFSPKTKLPFWAHAMAMFLFQLYSIVPQLLFTPPKKQLSEEQASFPLSVPRLPPAAAPWFPAKHSLKAKVCPEV; translated from the exons ATGGAATGCCTGTGGCTGTACTCTCTGTGCCAGTGTATCCTTTCTGTAGCTGTAATTGTGGTGAGTGTGAGGTTATGTATGGCGGTGAGTGGCAGTGGAACAGAGGCAGACGTTCAGGAGGGAACCCAGGGTTCTTGGCCCCAACCTGGGAGTGTGTCATGCTGTCTTCAGCTGTGCCTGGGCTGGGTGGGAGCCATTGGGGGTGCGGTGGGGGTTCCTGTGGCTGTGTTTCTCACCCTGCGAACCCCACAGTGTCTGTACACCTGTATAACTCTGGTGTGTAGCCCATTGCTGGTGAGGCAGTTTACCATGTTCCTGTTAATGCTGCTGACACTGGACGCTCACCTGCAGCATCACTTGGCTAAAAG GTACTCCACAGTGGTGACCCGTCAACGAGCTCTATGTGTGGTCCTGCTCTGCTGGGTGGCCTCTGTTCTGTCCTCCTTCGCCCAGTTCATTGGCTCAGATGTCCTCGACACCTGGAGAGATGATGCAACTGGCCAACATACAGCTGGCCTTGGAATGTATGGCAATCGGACAACCGCTTTACCCACTTCCCCACCCCCAAAGTACCATCACGACCGTAAGGTCATTGGAAGGTTTCTTCCTTATGGAGGCTTCCTGTCAAAGTTTTATGTGGAGGACATGCATAACTTCACCTATGCTGAAATTCACAGCAGTCACTGGGTAGTGTGTGCCCCTGACATCATTCTCAGCCCCCACTTCTTATTCTATGTCTATGGGATGACAGTGTTCTTGCTCCCCCTGCTTTGCCTACTGGCCATTTACCTTGACCTACTACGCATGAAGCCCAGAAAGACTCCTTTTAGTCATGCAGACCCTCCTAAACATGACTCCTCCAGGGTACGCTCCCTggctctgtccctctctcttttaGTTCTGTTGTGCCTGCCAATCCAAATCATCCATGCTCTCTTGCTCTTCTCCCCCAAAACCAAACTTCCTTTTTGGGCTCATGCAATGGCCATGTTCCTTTTCCAGCTGTACAGTATTGTGCCTCAGCTTCTTTTCACTCCTCCTAAGAAACAATTGAGTGAAGAACAGGCAtcgtttcctctctctgtcccccgCCTTCCACCTGCA GCAGCTCCATGGTTTCCAGCCAAACACTCCCTTAAAGCCAAAGTGTGCCCAGAGGTTTGA